Proteins from one Sulfurovum sp. TSL1 genomic window:
- a CDS encoding VWA domain-containing protein, whose translation MPHFSQILPHASTKKYLKRILKWVILIFAIIALSTPVINRGTKSIKEEGIDIVLSLDTSGSMSLIGLNEQNYEQNRWEVVSEVVKDFISTRENDRIGLVVFGDTTTVASPLSYDSEAQMHIIEETDIGVVGKSTALIDSIVTSISLLKKSQSRSKVVILLSDGDDTASQVPLSVALKLAKKYQIKIYTVSIGESNNNMLQVISNENGAQSFVATNKEDLAQVYETINSLERSNTEHSKVKIVEHLYFYFLGVSLVSGLLLLLFVRKSEEF comes from the coding sequence ATGCCACACTTCTCTCAGATCTTACCTCACGCATCCACAAAGAAGTACTTGAAGCGTATCTTGAAGTGGGTCATACTGATCTTTGCGATCATAGCCCTCAGCACGCCCGTCATCAACAGGGGTACGAAGAGCATCAAAGAAGAGGGTATCGATATCGTTTTAAGCCTTGATACAAGCGGTTCCATGAGCCTCATCGGTTTAAATGAGCAAAACTATGAACAAAACAGATGGGAAGTTGTTAGCGAGGTTGTGAAAGATTTTATCTCTACACGAGAGAATGACAGGATCGGACTCGTTGTTTTTGGTGATACAACCACCGTAGCCTCTCCCTTAAGCTATGACAGTGAAGCCCAGATGCATATCATAGAAGAGACCGATATCGGGGTAGTTGGTAAAAGTACGGCATTGATCGACAGTATCGTCACCTCTATAAGCCTTTTAAAAAAGAGTCAAAGCAGATCTAAAGTGGTCATACTTTTGAGTGATGGGGATGATACGGCAAGTCAAGTGCCTCTGTCTGTAGCGCTGAAACTAGCGAAAAAATATCAGATCAAGATATACACGGTCTCCATCGGTGAAAGCAACAATAATATGCTTCAAGTCATTTCAAATGAAAATGGAGCCCAAAGCTTTGTAGCGACCAATAAAGAAGATCTGGCCCAGGTTTATGAAACGATCAACTCGCTTGAGCGCAGCAATACGGAACATAGTAAGGTGAAGATCGTCGAGCACCTCTATTTTTATTTTTTAGGTGTTTCACTGGTTTCTGGACTGCTGCTTTTACTCTTTGTACGAAAAAGTGAGGAGTTTTAA